Sequence from the Parvicella tangerina genome:
TACTTTTTAAGGTTTTAATAATTCCTTGAAAGTATGCTTTCAAGTTAATAAACTATCAGTTAACTTTAACCTCTAGTGGTAAACATTATGCTGAAGCTTTACAATAATGAACTAGTACAGCAAGAACAACTATTGCAATAGTACTTTTAAAAGCAAAAAGTCTAGATACTTGCTGATACCCAAGGAAAATAAATGGCAAGTTCACTACTATTATTAGTATTGAAAGATTATAGTCGAATAATAAGTTTCCCATTAATGATACTCCCATTGCCCCACCGTCTAAAAATTCATTTGGTAGTAGAAAACCCTTCAATCCAATACTAGCCATTAATACTCCAAGGGTAATAAATAAAATATTTTTGATATGTTGATTAATGGAGATTTTAAGTCTAAATAGATTCATTTTTACTTGGTTGTTTTAGGATAATAAAACCGACTAAGCCAGATAATATTGAAGCAAATAATATCCCCGTCTTTGCTTGACTTATGTGATCCTCATTAGTTAATGCTAAACTGGCGACAAACAAAGACATTGTAAATCCTATTCCAGCAATGAATCCAACTCCAATTATGTGACGCCAATTAATGTCTTGGGGCATTTTAGCAAGGTTCAGAATTCTGACTAATTTAACCATTATTGTCACTCCAACGACCTTTCCAAATACAAGACCCAATATAATTCCATAGGTTATTGGAGAGAGGAGATCACTTAGAATATGGTTGTCAAATGTGACACCAGAATTGGCTAATGCGAAAAGAGGTAAAATGATAAATGCTACTATTGGGTGAAGCATATTTTCCATCCTTTGAAGAGGAGTGATCGCTGCGTCCACATGAACTTTCATTTTTTGAGCCAGATGTAACTGATCGTTTGAGACAAGTGTTGAAGAATTTCCATTAGAGTTTGGGTTAAACTTAGACAACAGTTCTTTCATCTTACTCACGAATCTGGAACTATCTATTTTAACATCCCCAGGTATTGCAAAAGCAGCCAACACACCAGATATAGTAGTGTGAATACCAGTGTTTGAAAATGATAACCAAAACCCTCCCAAACCTACAATTGAATAGAACAACAAGCTCCTAACTCCAAGGTAGTTAGCAATAAACATAATAGAAAGGAATAACGATGCAATTCCCAAGCTATACATTGAAATTTCAGAAGTATAAAAAAATGCAATAACCAAAACCGCCCCAATATCATCGGCAATTGCTAGCACTGTAAGGAAGATTTTGAGACTTAAAGGTATTTTATTTCCTAAAAAATGTAATACTCCCAAAGCAAACGCTATATCGGTAGCCATAGGAATTCCCCATCCATTCGAGGCTTCACCACTATGGTTGAATGCTATAAAAATAAGTGCAGGAACAATCATCCCTCCTATACCAGCAGCAATTGGCATGATTGCATTCTTGGGGTTAGAAAGTTCTCCATTCATGATTTCTCTTTTAAGCTCTAATCCAATCACGAAGAAGAAGATCGCCATTAGGCCATCATTAATCCAATGAAGAAGACTTTTAGAGACTTGGTGACTGCCAAGTTTTACTGAGAAATTATACTCCCACAATTCATTAAAGGAAAATGACCATGGAGAATTAGCGATTATTAGAGCTGCTATTACTGATATGAATAATATTATACCACTAGCAAATGAACTATGAATTAATTTGCTTACTGGAATCACTATCAGACTGTCGATAGGTGTTTTTTTCATTCTGCGAAGTTATTTTGAACAGAAGTCATTTAAACAACTATTTTTAAATCACACCATACAATTCACTTAAGAACCAACAAATAATAGAGGCAAGAAAAACTCGATTGCGCTTTTTTCGCAGTGCACATCTATGATAAAATAGAAATGTTAATATATGTTAAAATTATGGGTTTTAAAAAATACAATATGCTTTACTTGAATCCCAAAGAGGGGCTTAATAGTAATATTACTTAGAATATAAAATGGAATAAGTATGCCTAAAAGAATCAAATTAATAACAGCTACATTATTGATGTTTACCTTAATTCTCGCAACGAATTTAATCGATCAGGGAAACTTTCAACAGATCAGTAACTCGACTGCTCAAATTCACAATGATAGAGTAATTGCGTTAGAAATCATCTATAATCTGAGAGAGGAAATCTATAAAAAAGAAATTGCGCTAAATTCTGACTCATCAAATCTAGATCAATCTGAAGCAAATAGTACGATTTCGAATTATCTACAACTATACGAAGCTACTTACATGAAGGAAGAAGAACTAAAATTATTTGATGGTCTTAAAGCGAATATTAAGCAACTTGAGATACTAGAATCTGAATTGGATATCCAACAGAATGAAGAGGAGTGGGTAGGTAGTATTACTCAAGACGTAAAGAAAGAACTATCCCTGATAAAATCTAACTTAGACCAGTTGATTTTCACTCAAACAAATGAGAGTAGAAAAAAGGTGTATGAAACAGAATATTTCGTAAACATATCTGAGCTGTTCACCAATATAGAAATCATCGTGTTAATTGTACTGAGTCTCATAATTATTATTGCAGTTTTTCTTCCTAACAGTAAGAGTTCTTCAAATTAACTTTAATTTAGAGGATGTCTAATTGAGACATTATTTATTAAGTTAAATGTAGTTTTAATCAATATGGAGAATTATACTGAATTCGAGTACAATTTACTTTCCCACAAATTATCAGAAAGAGTCAAGGAGTTAGAATGTTTGTATAGTATATCAAGAATCGCAAGACACCATAAAAGTGATCTTGAAAAATGCCTGAATGAGATTATTGTAGAAATACCCAAAGGATGGCAATTTCCTGATAAGGTCTCTGCTTTTTTGAGCTATGGAGAGACCAGCATTGGAACTAAACCGAATGGTGAGAAATTTCAGACCACCTCGTTTCAGCTAACAAATGGAAATAAGGCAGAGTTAGTTGTTTATTACAAAACCAAAGATGTTGGTTATATTGAACAACCCTTTTTGTATGAAGAACAGTTTCTATTAAACCAAATTGGTTATGAAATTCAAAGTTTAATTGAAATTGAGATTAAGAATCAGAATGAAAGACTTATACAGCAAAGATTACGGAAGGAAGATAAATTGAATCTTTTAAGTGAAATAACAGCTGGTATAGCACATGAGTTGAATACGCCACTAACTAACATTATGGGCTATGCTCAATTGTTGATT
This genomic interval carries:
- a CDS encoding YitT family protein, yielding MNLFRLKISINQHIKNILFITLGVLMASIGLKGFLLPNEFLDGGAMGVSLMGNLLFDYNLSILIIVVNLPFIFLGYQQVSRLFAFKSTIAIVVLAVLVHYCKASA
- the nhaA gene encoding Na+/H+ antiporter NhaA; amino-acid sequence: MKKTPIDSLIVIPVSKLIHSSFASGIILFISVIAALIIANSPWSFSFNELWEYNFSVKLGSHQVSKSLLHWINDGLMAIFFFVIGLELKREIMNGELSNPKNAIMPIAAGIGGMIVPALIFIAFNHSGEASNGWGIPMATDIAFALGVLHFLGNKIPLSLKIFLTVLAIADDIGAVLVIAFFYTSEISMYSLGIASLFLSIMFIANYLGVRSLLFYSIVGLGGFWLSFSNTGIHTTISGVLAAFAIPGDVKIDSSRFVSKMKELLSKFNPNSNGNSSTLVSNDQLHLAQKMKVHVDAAITPLQRMENMLHPIVAFIILPLFALANSGVTFDNHILSDLLSPITYGIILGLVFGKVVGVTIMVKLVRILNLAKMPQDINWRHIIGVGFIAGIGFTMSLFVASLALTNEDHISQAKTGILFASILSGLVGFIILKQPSKNESI